The following are encoded together in the Capsulimonas corticalis genome:
- a CDS encoding type I restriction-modification system subunit M, with product MPANTTEIEKRLWDAADEFRANSDLRSFEYSVPVLGLIFLKYADSKFQKAEQELKANASSRRVVGKIDYQARGVLFLPAEARFSRLLTLPEGEDIAKAINEAMKAIENENEELRDVLPKTYNRLDNSMLVTLLRSFNSVPLDIEGDAFGKIYEYFLARFALSEGQKGGEFFTPTSLVKLIVEIIEPYEGRILDPACGSGGMFVQSANFVARHKSSPDSKISIYGQEKVMETVRLGKMNLAVHGLSGDIRQSNTYYEDVHRCVGKFDFVMANPPFNANSVDKERIKDDPRYPFGIPKADNANYLWIENFYSALNETGRAGFVMANSASDARGTELEIRKHLIQTGAVDVIVSISSNFFYTVTLPCTLWFFDRAKERNERKEKVLFIDARHIYNQIDRAHRDFRPEEIEFLANIVRLYRNEELETENGSEQLIKQHFPSGDYADVLGLCKLETISKVEEQGWSLNPGRYVGVTARVADEFVFVERLEELNEELEVLNAEARELEDNIARNIMHLLEGSAL from the coding sequence ATGCCAGCCAATACCACCGAAATCGAGAAGCGCCTCTGGGACGCCGCCGATGAATTTCGCGCCAATTCGGACCTTAGGTCATTTGAATATTCTGTTCCTGTCCTAGGCTTGATCTTTCTCAAATACGCAGATAGCAAGTTTCAGAAGGCCGAACAAGAACTAAAGGCTAACGCAAGTAGCCGTCGCGTGGTCGGGAAAATCGATTATCAAGCGCGTGGTGTCTTATTTTTGCCTGCTGAAGCTCGCTTTTCGCGGCTTCTCACTTTGCCCGAGGGAGAAGATATAGCTAAAGCGATCAATGAAGCCATGAAAGCTATCGAGAATGAAAACGAAGAACTCAGGGACGTGCTGCCCAAAACATATAATCGTCTCGACAACTCGATGCTCGTCACGCTTCTCCGCAGTTTCAACTCCGTGCCGCTAGATATCGAAGGAGACGCTTTCGGAAAGATTTACGAATACTTTCTCGCGCGATTTGCTCTTTCCGAAGGGCAAAAGGGAGGTGAGTTCTTCACCCCAACATCATTGGTCAAACTTATCGTTGAAATTATTGAACCATATGAAGGTCGTATCCTTGATCCTGCTTGCGGATCAGGCGGTATGTTTGTTCAGAGCGCGAATTTCGTGGCGAGACACAAAAGCAGCCCAGACTCTAAGATTAGTATCTACGGCCAAGAAAAGGTTATGGAGACAGTTCGTCTCGGTAAGATGAACTTGGCGGTTCATGGGCTGTCTGGCGATATCCGTCAGTCGAACACCTACTATGAAGATGTGCATCGCTGTGTCGGCAAGTTCGACTTTGTCATGGCAAATCCACCATTCAATGCAAATAGCGTGGATAAGGAACGCATCAAAGACGACCCACGCTACCCCTTCGGCATCCCTAAGGCCGACAACGCTAACTACCTCTGGATCGAGAACTTCTACAGCGCCCTGAACGAAACTGGCCGCGCAGGCTTCGTCATGGCCAACTCCGCGAGTGATGCTCGCGGCACCGAGCTTGAAATCCGTAAACACCTCATCCAGACAGGTGCTGTGGACGTGATTGTCTCCATCAGCTCCAACTTCTTCTACACCGTCACGCTTCCCTGTACTCTCTGGTTCTTTGATCGAGCCAAGGAACGTAACGAGCGCAAAGAGAAAGTGCTATTTATTGACGCACGACATATCTACAACCAGATCGACCGTGCCCATCGTGACTTCAGGCCAGAAGAGATTGAATTTCTGGCCAATATTGTTCGCTTGTATCGTAATGAGGAGCTCGAAACTGAAAATGGCAGTGAGCAACTTATAAAGCAACACTTCCCAAGTGGCGACTATGCCGATGTTCTTGGTCTATGCAAGCTGGAAACAATTTCTAAAGTAGAGGAACAGGGCTGGAGCCTTAATCCTGGTCGCTATGTGGGCGTGACAGCACGAGTGGCGGATGAATTCGTATTTGTGGAACGTCTGGAAGAGTTGAACGAAGAGTTAGAAGTGCTAAATGCTGAGGCACGAGAATTAGAAGACAATATTGCTAGGAACATAATGCACCTGCTAGAAGGGTCAGCGTTATGA